The following nucleotide sequence is from Borreliella spielmanii.
TATTTCTATCTCCATATGTATTAAGAGAAAATCCTACATTTGTGAAAACTGGAATTTGAAATAATTCGCCTATATCAAATATATAGTTTATTGAAAATGTAATAGGTACGCTATAAAAAATTTTGCCCACACTTGAATCTGGATTTAATATATTAAAAGAATGGTTAATATCAAAATTAAACATATATCTTAGTTCAAGTCCAATTGCTAAATTGTTTAAAATATGATACTGGTATTTTATTGCCCCAATGCCTCCTGGGTATAAATTAGTAGGATAAGCTTTTGATAAGTCATTGTAAAAAATGGGTATTCCAACACTTAAATCTATTCCTAAGGTAGAGTTTGTATGCCTATCAATATTAGCTACGGCTTCGATTTTTTTTATATTTACGCCAATTAGCAGGATTGCAATTAGTGTTATAAAAAGATACTTTTTCATTATTCTCCATTCTTTTAAAATTATTACCCCTGTTTATTATAGTTGAAAATAAATTTAATTACAATTTGAAATTTAGTAGCTTAGCTTTTTTTATATTGACAATCTAAGTATAATATTAATAACCCTATTAGGTTTAAGAGGTATATTTTGAATACTGTATTTAATGGGAAAGATTTTGCAAGTAAGTATTATTTAATGCTTAAGGAATTCTTAAAAGACCACAATTTGAAAAATAAAATTGCATTAAAAGTTGTTTTGGCAAATGATGAGCCTGCAAGCAATCTTTATGTTTCAATTAAGAATCGAGTTGCAAAAGAGATAGGCTTGAATGTTGAAGTAATTAAATTGTCTGCTAATTCTGTTCAAAGCGATGTTTTAAAAGTAATTGATAGAGAAAATAAAAATTTAAGTACAGATGGAATTATTGTTCAATTACCTCTTTTGAAGGGTATGGATTTAAATTCTGTTTTAAATGGTATAGTTTCTTCAAAAGATGTTGACGGCTTATCTTTTGTTAATTTAGGTAAAATGATTTTGGGAGATAAAAAAGGATTTATTCCTTGTACAGCTCTTGCTGTATTAAAGATTTTGCGAGACGAAGGAATAAAAACATCTGGAAAAACGGTTGTTGTAGTCGGCAGAAGCCCTCTTGTAGGAAGGCCTATTTCAATATTACTCTCTTCAAAGCCTTATGATGCAACTGTTATTACATGTCACAGTAAAAGCATTTATTTGGATGTTTATTTAAGACAGGCAGATATTGTTATTTCTGCTGTTGGTAAGCCCAAGTTAATAGACAAAAGTATGTTATGTGGAAAACCTTACGTTATTGATATTGGTATTTCTGAAATTAAGACCAATAATGGGAAAGTTCTCTCAGGCGATACAGATTTTGAGAATATTAAAGATTGTGTTAAATTTATTACTCCTGTTAAGGGGGGAATAGGTCCTGTTACGGTTCTTATGTTAATGTTTAACACAATTAAAGCTCATTTGATTAATAATAATATGTTTAATATTTTAGATCGGTTGGAAAAATTGTTGGAGGTGTAAATGTCTGGTCACAGCAAATGGTCAACAATAAAGAGGAAAAAAGGCGCTCTTGATGCAAAGCGTAATAAACTTTTTACAAAGTTAATAAGAGAAATAACTATTGCAGCTAAAATGGGGGGAGGAGATATTGAGTCTAATTCAAGACTAAGGGTTGCTGTTAATAAGGCTAAGATTGCTAATATGCCAAAAGATAATATTGAGAAGGCAATAAAAAAAGGCATTGGTGGTAATGAGGGGGTTGAATATTTTGAAATCACCTATGAGGCTTATGCTCCTTATGGAGTGGCTTTAATGATTAAATGCTTGACTGATAATAAAAATAGAACCTCTAGTGATGTAAAAAGTGTTCTTGCAAAAGCTGGGGGATCTCTTGGTACCCCCGGTTCAGTCTCATACATGTTTTACAGAAAGGGTCTTATTGTTTACAATTTAGAAAAATATCTTGAGGATGAAATAATGGAATTTGCATTAGAATTTGGTGCTGAGGATATTTTAGTTTCAAGCAACGAAGCAGAAGTTATAACAAATCCTGATGATTTTGATAAAGTCTTATCTTTTTTAAGAACTAAATTTAAAGAAGAAGTGGCAGAGATAGCTTTAATTCCTGAAAATAAAATTTCTTTAAACAAAGAGCAAGCAGAAAAAATAATGCTTCTTATTGAAAAGCTTGAGGACTTTGATGATGTTCAGGAAGTAATTCATAATTTGGAGATTCCAGAAGAATTAAGCTAATTTTTTAGCTTAATTTAAATCTTTTCGTAGTAAACTCTGTAGATTTTATTTCCAAAATCATCTGAAAAAAGAATTGAACCGTCATAATACGTGATTATATCAACAGGGCGTCCAAATTTGGAGTTATTGGGCTTTAAAAATCCATGTAAAAAGCTCTTGTAATTTTTTGCTGTTCTAGTTTTTGGGTCAATGTCTAGTGTGCTTATTTTGTATCCAACAGGAGAGGATCTGTTCCATGAACCATGTTCTGCTATGAATAATTTATTTATATATTCTTTTGGAAAGTTATTTCCTTTGTAAAAGTGTATTCCAAGTGGAGCTACGTGTGCAGGAAGTTCATAAATAGATGGACTAAATTTAGTGTTTTTAGGGGCTTTGTTATAAAAATTGTGATTTTTTTGGTTTTTCCCAAATACATAGGGGAATCCAAAATGCTCTTTATATGTAATTATTAGGTTTATCTCATCTGGAGGAATGTTGTCTCCCAATCCGTCTTGGCCATTGTCGCTAAAATACATTTCGTTGCTAGTTGGATGAAAATCAAATCCAACTGAGTTTCTTACTCCAAAAGCTATTATTTCTTCTTTTTTTGTTTTTAAATCTATGCTGAGAATTATTGCTTCTTTTTTTGGGGGAATTTTAGCATTATGTTGAGATCCTATGTTTACTATTAATTTGTTATTTTTAGGATCCACTTTGATATAGCGTCCAGAGTGGATTTTAGAATTATGTTTTGGTAAAAGTGAAAAAACTTGCATTTCCCATGTATAGTCTTTATTTGTTGTTATGCTTTTATTAATTTCTTCTTTTACATTTTTAACTACATATATTTTATCGACAGAAGATATATACAATTTATTGTCCCAATAAGCAATGCCAATAGGGTTTTTTAGGGTTTTTGCTATGGTATAAATTTTTTTGTTTTTTGTTACAAAGTATGCAAAAGTACTCCCAGATCCTATGAATATGTTTCCATCTTGATCGCTTGTAATTCCTCTTGGTTTTTCAATTGTATTATTTAAAAAAATTTCGACTTTAAATCCATTTGGAACTTTTAGTGCACTTACTGTTTCTTCTGCTGCCAGAGTTGTAGATGAGATTAAAAAAATAGTTGTAATTAATTGAAAATAGCTATTTAGAAATTGATTTTTCATTTAGTATCCTTTTCTTATTTTAAGATTTTTGCTTTAAATTGGGTGTTTCTGTGTAATATAATTTAATTATATGATAAATAAGATTTATGGTAAAGTTATAGAAAAAAAAGAATCTAGTTTGGTTTTAATGACCGCTGTTTTTGAATTTGAGCTTTTAGTTAGTGCATTTTGCCTTGATAATTTTAAGTTGTCAGACAAAGTTGAACTATTTACCTATCTTTATACAAGAGAAAATGAATTAAAACTTTTTGGATTTTTAAATTCAGACGAAAGAGAGACTTTTAAAAGACTTATTGGAGTAAGTGGAATAGGGCCAAGGGCTGCTTTGAGAGTGCTTTCTAGTATAAGGTATAATGAGTTTAAAGATGCTATTGATAGAGAAGACATTGAGCTTGTTGCTAAAATCAAAGGTATTGGCAAAAAAATGGCTGGCAAGATGTTTTTACATCTTCAAGGTAAACTTTTGATTAATAATGAGCTTGAATCTAGCCTTTTTGGATTTAAAGAATTAGAAGAATCGATTGTTAGTATGGGATTTGACAGAAGAATTGTGAGTAGTAAGCTTAAGGAGGCTTTCAATCTAGTTGAATTTTCAAATTTAAAAGACTCTGAAAAGGAGCAGTTTTTATTTAAGGAGGTTTTAAAAAGAATGTCAAATTAATTTTAGTTTTTGTTAGTTTTTGGTAGTTATAAAAGTTATAAAATAGTCTTTAGTCTTTAAGGGGTATTTTTATGAAAGACGAAAATAGTATAAGCTTTTTAAGTTCTAATGAAAATTATTTATATGATAAGAGTGAAAATGAGCTTAGGCCTAAAGTCTTTGAAGATTTCAAAGGTCAGGCTAATGTTAAAGAAACCCTTAGTATTTTTATAAGAGCTTCTAAAGAGAGAGATGAAGCTTTAGATCATGTTTTTTTAAGTGGTCCACCAGGTCTTGGAAAGACTACTCTTGCAAGTATTATTGCCTTTGAGATGAATGCTTCGATTAAGATTACATCAGCTCCGGCTTTTGACAAGCCTAAAGATATTATTGGAATTTTAACAGGTCTTGATGAGAAGAGTGTTTTGTTTATTGATGAAATACATAGACTTAGACCAATAATAGAAGAAATGCTTTGTATTGCTATGGAGGATTATGAGCTAGATTGGGTAATCGGGCAAGGAGCTAATGCAAGAACAGTTCGAATGCCACTTCCAAAATTCACATTGATTGGAGCTACTACTAAACCAGGAAAAGTAACATCTCCACTTTATGCGAGATTTGGAATTACTGCAAGATTTGAACTTTACAGCGAAATAGAGCTTGTTGAGATAATAAAGAGAAATTCTATTATTTTAAATATTGAAATAGAAGAGGATGCTGCTTTTCTTCTTGCAAGAAGTTCAAGAGGAACTCCTCGTATAGCAAATAGATTGCTAAGACGAATAAGGGATATTGCTCAGGTAACTGGGAGTTTGGTTGTTACTAGCGATATTGTTGCAATTGGGCTTGAAATGCTTAGAATTGATGGGGAAGGTCTAGATGAGCAAGATAGAAATATTTTAAGAAGTTTAATATTGAAGTTTAATGGAGGCCCTGTAGGTGTTGATACTTTAGCTATTTCTGTGGGGGAAACAGCGGATTCTCTTGAAGACTTTTATGAACCTTATTTAATTATGAAAGGATTTATTAGCAGAACCCACAGGGGGCGTAAAGCCACTGAGTTCGCGTATCTCCACTTAAACTTAGAGATGAAAGAGGACAATCTTAATGAAAACCAAGGAGTTTCATTTTAATTTACCCTATTCTTTAATAGCTCAATATCCAAGTGAAAAAAGAGGATCTTCAAGGTTAATGGTCTTAGATCCTAAATTGCAAGAAATTTACCATGAAAATTCTGTAAACAATATTTTAAAATATATAGATAGTGATACTTTTATTGTTTTTAACAATTCAAAAGTTAGAAAATCAAGAATATATGCAGAATCAGAGCTAGGTAGTGATGTTGAATTTTTAATTTTGGATAAAATTGACACCGATTTATTTACTGCATTAATTTCTAAGTCTAAAAAGCAAATTGTTGGCAGTGTTTACAAATTTCCTGAAGGATTAATAGGTAAAATTTTGTCAAAAAATGGTAGTGAGATTGTTTTAAAATTTGATAATGATGTTGGGGAAGATTATTTTGAAAAACATGGTTTTGTTCCTATACCTCCTTACATTAAAAGAGATTATGATAAAATAGATGAAGATCGATATCAAACCATTTATTCTAAATATGTTGGGTCTGCAGCTTCTGCAACTGCGGGGTTGCATTTTAGCAGGGATTTATTTACTTTTTTTGAAAAGAACAATATTGAATATGATTTTATTACTCTTCATGTGGGTCTTGGCACTTTTCTTCCTGTAAGATCAAAAAAGGTTGAAGAACATAATATGCATTTTGAAACTTTTTTAATAAAAGATTGTGTGGCTGATAGATTGGAGAAGGCTAAATTTCTTGGTAAAAAAATTTTATCAATTGGTACTACAACGCTTAGGGCCTTAGAATCATCTTATGACGATGAACTTAAGAAGTTTAAAACAGGTCAGCAAAGTACAAATCTTTTTATTTATCCCGGTAAAAACTATTGTTTCAAATTTGTAGACATGCTTTTTACAAATTTTCACACACCACAGTCTACTCTTTTGATGTTGGTCTCTGCATTTGCAGGTAAAGATTTTGTGTTTAGCTCTTATGAAGAAGCTATAAAGAAAGGGTATAAATTTTTTTCTTATGGTGATGCTATGTTAGTTTTAAATCATATATAGATATTAGTTGTGAATTATTTTAATATTTAAGTTGTGATAGAGGTTTAATTTAGTTAATTAATTATTAATTATTGGAGGAAAATGTATGAATACTTCTCTTTTTCAGCAAGAAAGGCAAAAGTATATTCCCAAATTGCCAAATATTTTAAAAAAAGATTTTAAGAATATTAATTTAGTTTATGGAGAAAAGACTGAGGCAATTCAAGATAGACAGGCTTTAAAGGAATTTTTTAAGAATACTTATGGGCTTCCGGTTGTAAGTTTTACCGAGGGCGAGTCTAATCTGTCTTTTTCAAAAGCTTTAAATATTGGAATTATTCTTTCTGGAGGACCTGCTCCCGGTGGGCACAATGTTATATCTGGTATTTTTGATGCAATAAAAAAATTTAATACAAATTCAAAACTTTTTGGATTTAAGGGGGGCCCTTTAGGCCTATTAGAGAATGACAAAATTGAACTTACTGAGAGTTTAGTAAATTCTTACAGGAATACTGGAGGCTTTGATATTGTATCTTCTGGAAGAACAAAAATAGAAACGGAAGAGCATTATAATAAAGCCTTATTGGTTGCCAAAGAAAACAATCTTAATGCAATTGTTATTATTGGTGGCGATGATTCGAATACCAATGCCGCTATTCTTGCAGAGTATTTTAAAAAAAAGGGAGAAGATATTCAGGTTATTGGAGTTCCAAAGACAATTGATGCTGATCTTAAAAATGATCATATTGAAATTTCATTTGGATTTGATTCTGCTACAAAAGTTTATTCTGAGATGATAGGCAATCTATGTCGAGATGCTATGTCGACTAAAAAATATTGGCATTTTGTCAAACTTATGGGCAGGAGCGCATCTCATGTTGCTTTGGAATGTGCTTTAAAGACCCACCCAAACATTTGCATTGTCTCTGAAGAGGTTTTGGCTAAGAAGAAAACTTTGTCTGAGATTGTTGATGAAATGGTGTTTGTTATTTTAAAGAGATCTTTAAATGGAGATAATTTTGGAATAGTTATAGTTCCCGAGGGTGTAATTGAGTTTATTCCAGAAGTTAAGTCTTTAATGGTTGAATTATGCAATATTTTTGATAAGAATGAGAGTGAGTTTAAGGGACTTAATGCTGAAGGAATGAAAGAAGTTTTTGTTACTAAGCTTAGTGATTATATGAAGAGAATTTATTTGTCCTTGCCTTTGTTTATTCAATTTGAACTTATAAATTCAATTTTAGAAAGAGATCCTCATGGAAATTTTAATGTTTCAAGAGTTCCTACTGAAAAATTGTTTATTGAAATGGTTCAATCAAGATTAAGCGATATGAAAAAAAAAGGAGAATATAAGGGAAGCTTCATTCCAGTTGATCATTTCTTTGGCTATGAAGGTAGAAGCGCTTTTCCTTCTAATTTTGATAGTGATTATTGCTATAGTTTAGGTTATAATGCTGCTGTGCTCATTTTAAATGGCCTTACAGGTTATATGTCTTGTATAAAAAATTTAAATTCAAAACCAACTGATTGGATCGCAGGAGGAGTTCCTCTAACAATGTTGATGAACATGGAAGAGAGGTATGGAGTGCAAAAGCCTGTTATAAAAAAAGCTCTAGTTGATTTAGAAGGGAGAGCGTTTAAGGAGTTTGTTGAAAATCGTGATAAGTGGGCTTTGAATAATTTGTATTTATATCCAGGCCCTGTGCAGTATTTTGGTTCTTCTGAGATTGTTGATGAAATAACTGAGACTTTAAAGTTAGAATTATTAAAGTAGAAAATTTATGCTTATTGGAAGCTTATTATTGCTTTTTAGTGTTTTGAATATTTATTCAAATTCATCCAATTATTCCAAGCTGAATTTTAATTATTTAAAGTTAAGTATTTCTAAAAATTTGCCATTGCAAGATAAATTAACTTCCAGTGGCAAATTTGTTTCTCAAAAAAAAAATAATATTAATATACCTGTTGTTGATAAGGACGATTCTTTTCTTTATAAAAATATTCAAGAGAATAAAGCTTTAAATCTTGAGAATGATATTGAGTCAAAATCAGTAAAAGATTTGTATAGGTTTTCAGCTATTAGTATTGGATCTTTTCCAATAGCTTTATTTTTGAGCTTGTTTTTTTTCGATGTAGGATACTATTTTTATAGCGGAATGAATGCAAATTACGTTCCATATCCTTTTTCAAATGGTCCTATTTTTTCAAAAGATGAAATTTATAAAAAATTTATTATTTCGGCTTCTATTGGGGCTATGGTTGCATTAACTATTGCTTTGATTGATTATTTGCTTCAGTGATATGATAAGACTTAAGAGAGAATTTACTGTTAAAGAAAATGCTTTAAGATTGGATCTTTACTTGTCAAATAATTTGGAGGGTTTTACTAGAAGTCAGATTAAAAGAAGAAATGTAGAAGCGTTTAAAAAGAATAATGGAAAATTTTTTAAGATAAAATTGTCTAAACCTGTTTTTAAGGATGACGAAATGCTTATTGAAT
It contains:
- a CDS encoding BB0027 family outer member beta-barrel protein, with amino-acid sequence MKKYLFITLIAILLIGVNIKKIEAVANIDRHTNSTLGIDLSVGIPIFYNDLSKAYPTNLYPGGIGAIKYQYHILNNLAIGLELRYMFNFDINHSFNILNPDSSVGKIFYSVPITFSINYIFDIGELFQIPVFTNVGFSLNTYGDRNNNITNLRTFDALPTISFGSGILWNFNYKWSFGVTTSWWMMFEFGNSAKMAHFANVSLSVTVNVNKL
- a CDS encoding bifunctional 5,10-methylenetetrahydrofolate dehydrogenase/5,10-methenyltetrahydrofolate cyclohydrolase, whose protein sequence is MNTVFNGKDFASKYYLMLKEFLKDHNLKNKIALKVVLANDEPASNLYVSIKNRVAKEIGLNVEVIKLSANSVQSDVLKVIDRENKNLSTDGIIVQLPLLKGMDLNSVLNGIVSSKDVDGLSFVNLGKMILGDKKGFIPCTALAVLKILRDEGIKTSGKTVVVVGRSPLVGRPISILLSSKPYDATVITCHSKSIYLDVYLRQADIVISAVGKPKLIDKSMLCGKPYVIDIGISEIKTNNGKVLSGDTDFENIKDCVKFITPVKGGIGPVTVLMLMFNTIKAHLINNNMFNILDRLEKLLEV
- a CDS encoding YebC/PmpR family DNA-binding transcriptional regulator, yielding MSGHSKWSTIKRKKGALDAKRNKLFTKLIREITIAAKMGGGDIESNSRLRVAVNKAKIANMPKDNIEKAIKKGIGGNEGVEYFEITYEAYAPYGVALMIKCLTDNKNRTSSDVKSVLAKAGGSLGTPGSVSYMFYRKGLIVYNLEKYLEDEIMEFALEFGAEDILVSSNEAEVITNPDDFDKVLSFLRTKFKEEVAEIALIPENKISLNKEQAEKIMLLIEKLEDFDDVQEVIHNLEIPEELS
- a CDS encoding PQQ-dependent sugar dehydrogenase encodes the protein MKNQFLNSYFQLITTIFLISSTTLAAEETVSALKVPNGFKVEIFLNNTIEKPRGITSDQDGNIFIGSGSTFAYFVTKNKKIYTIAKTLKNPIGIAYWDNKLYISSVDKIYVVKNVKEEINKSITTNKDYTWEMQVFSLLPKHNSKIHSGRYIKVDPKNNKLIVNIGSQHNAKIPPKKEAIILSIDLKTKKEEIIAFGVRNSVGFDFHPTSNEMYFSDNGQDGLGDNIPPDEINLIITYKEHFGFPYVFGKNQKNHNFYNKAPKNTKFSPSIYELPAHVAPLGIHFYKGNNFPKEYINKLFIAEHGSWNRSSPVGYKISTLDIDPKTRTAKNYKSFLHGFLKPNNSKFGRPVDIITYYDGSILFSDDFGNKIYRVYYEKI
- the ruvA gene encoding Holliday junction branch migration protein RuvA, translated to MINKIYGKVIEKKESSLVLMTAVFEFELLVSAFCLDNFKLSDKVELFTYLYTRENELKLFGFLNSDERETFKRLIGVSGIGPRAALRVLSSIRYNEFKDAIDREDIELVAKIKGIGKKMAGKMFLHLQGKLLINNELESSLFGFKELEESIVSMGFDRRIVSSKLKEAFNLVEFSNLKDSEKEQFLFKEVLKRMSN
- the ruvB gene encoding Holliday junction branch migration DNA helicase RuvB encodes the protein MKDENSISFLSSNENYLYDKSENELRPKVFEDFKGQANVKETLSIFIRASKERDEALDHVFLSGPPGLGKTTLASIIAFEMNASIKITSAPAFDKPKDIIGILTGLDEKSVLFIDEIHRLRPIIEEMLCIAMEDYELDWVIGQGANARTVRMPLPKFTLIGATTKPGKVTSPLYARFGITARFELYSEIELVEIIKRNSIILNIEIEEDAAFLLARSSRGTPRIANRLLRRIRDIAQVTGSLVVTSDIVAIGLEMLRIDGEGLDEQDRNILRSLILKFNGGPVGVDTLAISVGETADSLEDFYEPYLIMKGFISRTHRGRKATEFAYLHLNLEMKEDNLNENQGVSF
- the queA gene encoding tRNA preQ1(34) S-adenosylmethionine ribosyltransferase-isomerase QueA produces the protein MKTKEFHFNLPYSLIAQYPSEKRGSSRLMVLDPKLQEIYHENSVNNILKYIDSDTFIVFNNSKVRKSRIYAESELGSDVEFLILDKIDTDLFTALISKSKKQIVGSVYKFPEGLIGKILSKNGSEIVLKFDNDVGEDYFEKHGFVPIPPYIKRDYDKIDEDRYQTIYSKYVGSAASATAGLHFSRDLFTFFEKNNIEYDFITLHVGLGTFLPVRSKKVEEHNMHFETFLIKDCVADRLEKAKFLGKKILSIGTTTLRALESSYDDELKKFKTGQQSTNLFIYPGKNYCFKFVDMLFTNFHTPQSTLLMLVSAFAGKDFVFSSYEEAIKKGYKFFSYGDAMLVLNHI
- a CDS encoding diphosphate--fructose-6-phosphate 1-phosphotransferase, with the translated sequence MNTSLFQQERQKYIPKLPNILKKDFKNINLVYGEKTEAIQDRQALKEFFKNTYGLPVVSFTEGESNLSFSKALNIGIILSGGPAPGGHNVISGIFDAIKKFNTNSKLFGFKGGPLGLLENDKIELTESLVNSYRNTGGFDIVSSGRTKIETEEHYNKALLVAKENNLNAIVIIGGDDSNTNAAILAEYFKKKGEDIQVIGVPKTIDADLKNDHIEISFGFDSATKVYSEMIGNLCRDAMSTKKYWHFVKLMGRSASHVALECALKTHPNICIVSEEVLAKKKTLSEIVDEMVFVILKRSLNGDNFGIVIVPEGVIEFIPEVKSLMVELCNIFDKNESEFKGLNAEGMKEVFVTKLSDYMKRIYLSLPLFIQFELINSILERDPHGNFNVSRVPTEKLFIEMVQSRLSDMKKKGEYKGSFIPVDHFFGYEGRSAFPSNFDSDYCYSLGYNAAVLILNGLTGYMSCIKNLNSKPTDWIAGGVPLTMLMNMEERYGVQKPVIKKALVDLEGRAFKEFVENRDKWALNNLYLYPGPVQYFGSSEIVDEITETLKLELLK